CGCAGGAACTCCACCCCAAACGGTATACGGTGGAATATTTTTAGTAACTACGGAGCCTGCTCCAACTATAGCTCCTTTGCCTATACTTAAACCTGGAAGCACAATGGTGCGCAAGCCTATCCAAACATCATCACCTACTTCAGAATAAAAATGATCAGAGAAACCTTGCTCCGACATTGGCATACCTTTGGAATCACTATTATGCGTTTTGCCCAGAAAAACAACTTCTCGTGCAATCATCACATTGTTACCTATACTCACATTGTCTAATCTTACAAACTCATTTATCTGGCAGTTGTTACCAATCTGAACATTATTGCCAGAGCCTACATATACCTTTTTTTGAATTTTAGAGTGTTTTCCAATTTTTATGAATTTTTTTAAAATAAAGATTCTTAATCCATTATAAATAAAACCACCTGGAAACCAATAGCTTGGTAAGTTAAAGGCTAATAAATAATAAATAATGATACTAATTTTTTTCATTTACTTTCTTATTTGAAAATTCAGTTATAGCTAAAGCCATCCAAGCTTGCCACCTGACGTAGTTTATTTTTGATTTATATATTTTATTATTAAAGAAATAGAAATAACCTTCTTTTTGATTGTAATATTTGTGTATGGAATAATTCAAAATGGTTTCTGCTTTGTGTAACATCCCTACTTTTGAGAATAGAATTATAGCATTGGCAATATCTCTTATTTCGGTATAGATAAGTTTGCTCCTAACATCTTTGGGGTAATGTAATTTATGAAAGTGAAGTGGTATGTTGTCTTTAAAACAGTTTTCAATATAATCTGCTAAACCATTTTCAAACATCTCAGTCGAGTTTTGTGTTTTTACCACTTGATGCATATGGTGTATCGATTCTAAAACAAAAGCAGTATGGAAATTATCTACATAGCCGTTTTTTACTGAATATCCCCAGGATCCATCGAGACTTTGTACCTTTTCTAAATAATTTAATATTTTTATAATTTTACTTTCAATGGCTTTACTTGGATAAATTTCATAGTATAAGGCATAAAAGCGTCCAACCTTTGCCGTTGCGTTATAAACTTCGTCCTTTTGATGGGGTAGGTATGAATACCACAAGGTATTTTCTTCTTCAAACTTTAGCCACTTTTCTTCTAAAAGTTGTTCAAATGAACAAATAAGCTCTAAAGCCGATTGATCTTTACTAACTTTATAATATTCAAAAAAAGCAAACATGGCGAATAAAGAAATAATGAGCGAGGTTTTTCCTGGACCCGAATTATATCTGGTTAAGGCCATTTCAAAAGCAAAACCCAATGAATAATATTTAAACTCTGGACTTTTGCTGTCTTGAAGCCAATTTTTAAGAAACTTTATTTCTTCAGCATACCTATTGGAGTCCATTAGAGCCATCGCATGAAAAAAAATAGCGTTCGATTTTGTGTTTTCAGATGGTTCTATTTTTAATAAAGGCCGTAAGTTTATAGGTGATATTTTATTAATAAAAGAAACTTTAGACAAAAGCGCATGGGGCATTTTAATATTTGAACTCGCAAAATCATAAGGGTCTATTCCCTTAAATTTATTTTTTGAGCTATTTTTTATAAGCCTTTCTTGAAAAAGAGCATACTTATCCATAAATATTTGATTTTATTCTATTTATTAAACTTAAGGGTGTATACAACTCTTGTCCTCTGCTAATATTATTAGAAGCTATTTTTTTTAGCAACTCAAAATCTTTTACAGCAAACTCTATTTTGCTTATCAGTTCGGAGGTTAAGGAGTCTTGTAACAGAAAACCCATATCACGATCTTCAAAAAAATCTTTAAGCCCTCCTGCTGGAGTAACGAAGACAATACAACCTGCTGTAATGGCCTCTAGGATACTAATTGGAAGTCCTTCTGGATGTGTTGTGGGTAAAAGATAGAAATGGGACGCTTTAAACAAATTTATTTTGGCATCTCCTTCCACACGTCCATGAAAGTTAATAGGTAATTTTCTGTTTTGTGCAATCCATTTTTTCACTTGATCTGTTTCTGTTCCAGAACCAGCCACATTTAAAATAAAATTGGAATCTTTTTCAAATAAGGTTTTAAATGTTTCTAGCACTGTAAAAATCCCCTTTACCGCTTCTAATCGCGCTAAAAATAACAGATGAATTGGAGCGTTTGAAAATTTTTTTTCAAACGATTTGAATTCACTAAAAAAACGCTCTTGAACAACAGTATGCTCTACTATGATATCTTTTTCAAAAAAACCTACTGACACCAAACTATCCTTAAAACTTTGAGCTAATACGTAAATTTTTTTTGCCTTAAAAAAAGATGATTTATTGAATTCACCTTTTACTTCATCAAAAAAATGAGTATCCCAACCGTGTATAAATAGATAAACATCCTTTTTTAGAAATATTGATATTTTGCAAAATATTTTATCACGGGTATAAGCTTTTTTATTTAGAGAGGTATTAATAAATACTTTAGAATTTTTATAATACAATAAGCCTAATAAAAAAGTAGACAACTCTACTATAGTATTGAAGTATTTAGCAAGGTGCTTTCCTCTACCACCTCTATAAAAATAACGTTCATTTACACCCCACTGTCCTTTTAACGATTTCACAAATGTGGCAACACCTCCTGATAAATCCAGATAAGGTGATAATATTAATAAATTACATTTAGACATTTATATGGATATAAGTTTGAAAAATTTATTTTGCAGAATAAGAGTAAAGTCCATTGCTGAGTTGAACTTGAAATTAAATTGTTTTTTTTGCTAAATCATTAGTTGAAAAAAATAGCCCTAAAAACGCTCCAAGGATGCTAAACGTAACGGTTTTATAGGTGATAGCCCATATGTTTCCTGAGACGCCTATCATGATTATGAGTAAAAAAAGAGTTACATACAGTTGATACATATTTTTTAATCCGTATTTATACAGTAAAGGTTTCATTTTCTTTGCTTTATAAAAGAGGTTTTTAAATATGATAATATATAATATTAAGCCTATGATTCCTGTACAGAAGAAAATATAAGTATAATCTGAATGGATGGGACGTTCGGAGTCATAGAATCCATAATTACCAATGGTATTAAAAGCTTCTTTTCCGAAAAGATAGTTTAGAGTGTTATCAGCAACATAAAATGTATGTAAAACAAATCCTAATTCTAAATAGCGGCCTTCTTTTTCATAAGAGTAATCCTCCTCTGTTAAGTAGTCTCTTTCCGCTAACCGATCATTAAACTGCTTTTCTATAAAAGGAAATGTAATTAATAAAAATAGAAATGAGTAAAGTATATATTGAAATATTTTTTTATAATTTCCTGCCAATATATAATTAAACACAGGAATAAAAATGATAATAAAGATAGCGGTTCTGCGTATTGTCAAAATTAAAATAATAAGGTTAATAAGTCCTAAAACAGCATAAAGTTTCTTTTTTCTTATGATATCATTTTTAATTAATAGCGGTAGCATACCAACAAGAAATGCCGGTGTGTATAACTTAGCATCCCCTAAACCTACTCTAAAAACCTCAGAATCTTCGTTTGAATACCTAACACTACCTGTATTATATAGATTGGATATTATAACAAATACAATATATAGCCCTAAAATAGGGTAGATAGAATTTATAAAATACTTGAACTTTTCTTTGGTATTTACTAGTAAAAAAGAAACAGGCAAGTACATTAATGAGGTAGAGAATTTAGAAAACTCAATTAATGAGGCCGTAATATCTGATGAAAATAGAAGTAAAAAAAAAGAATATAATATCAAAAAATATATGGGTTGAAATACCCCATTTTTAAAATGCAAATGATTCATAAATACAATCCCCACAAACAAGATATTTATTCCAATTCTTAAAAGAGATATAATAGACTTTGAATCATCTAAGTAATAAATGAAATCGACAATAAAGTTGAATATAATGATATATGAAAAAACCTCTATTAGCTTTGTTTTCAACATGCTTTTTAACATTATGTATACCTATCAATTTTGATGTTAATTGAAGATTATGGTATTTGTTTTTTTAATTTATAAACTTAAACCCAATACAAGGTTCAATAATTTAAATACTAAAATGATATGTTTTTTGAATTTTCTTATGAATAAAATAATTCCAAATAATTGCTGTAATAAAGTTCGATATAGCTAAAGAAAATAACCCCATGTAGGGAACTAGTAAATATGATAATAAAGCAGATATCAAAATAAATAGCGTAATTATCTTTAAAAAATAATTTTTCAAAGTACTTAACTGGGCAAATAGACCTATAGGTCCAAAGTAACAACTAACGGTATTTGCAAGAAGTATAATTATTGCTAGTGAAACATTTTGAAAATTGATATCATAATCATAAAACTTTAAATAAAAAGGAATCAATAAAATGCAAACGACACTAAATACGTATCCTAAAAACTTAGTAGTTTTAATTCGCTTTCTTAAATTTTCTGAATATTGGTTTAATCGTATAGAGGATGCAAATTGTTTGGCTATATCTGCATTTAACGCTACTCCGGGTAAATTGATAAGTTGTCCTAATTTCATTAAAACATCATACATACCAACTATTGTTTTATTAAAAAATATACCAGCCAAAAAAATATCTAAACGAATCTTTAAAAATTGACTTGATATGCCTAAAGCAATAGACCAGCCTTTAAAATATAAATCTTTAATAGAAAAATTTATGTCATTTTTTTCAATACCATATTTAAATAAAAGGATTATTAAGTAAATAATAATACAACATAGTACAATAGCAGAACTAAGATTTATAAGGTAAACATTGCTTCTTGATGGGATGAAAAAAACAAGTAATAGTAATGATACAGATCTTGTTACATCTTTAAGAAAAATATACATATTCCCACTTGTTTTAGACCTAATAACTTCTATTAAAAAAGCACTAAGAGAATATGATACCAGACCATACATTAAGTGAGTATTCAAAAAACTAAAGTACATATTTGTTATTAGCAAAAGCAATGAAATAAAGCCTAAGTTGATAAATACAGATATAAGTAATTTTATTAATATTTTATAATCAAACCCTTTTTTTACAGCACTTTCTTTTAAGGCTATTACACCGTGACCTGAACCAATTAAAGCTGAGATTACAATCAAATAACCATTTATAAGAACATAGTCACCATATCTTTGAAACCCTAATTTTGAAATAAAAACTTTTGTTAAGACAAATGTAAAAATGATACTAAAAATTTTAAAACCTATAGAAAATATTTGCTTTTTTAGAATCTGGAAATCAAGTTTCTTTTTTTTATCATTTAATTGGAATAATACCTTACTAACCATTGTTATCTCTAAATAGTAATTTTTTAATAAAAATTATAGCACATAAAGCTTTCACAAAGTATATGACTAAAAATTTTTTCTATCTTATCCTTGATTTTCAAACAATTGACACATTAACGTTTAACAAATGTTTTAAGATATCTAAATTTGGATGCAACTAATTCTGGATTAGAAACAATTATTTTTGAAAAATTTTTTACTGATGTTAATATGTAAACTATATGAAGTTTAGCGGACTTAACTGATAATTTGTAAGGGTTAATTTTAATTTTTTCAAAATTAAAATGAGCTATTATATCTTTACAGTAATAAGAAATTATTTGTATGTCCATTTTAGGGAGCTCTTTTTTCCAAGAGTAAATTTTACTTTCTATAGCGTTAGATTCTACGTTAGTATGTAAATGTCGTTGGTTAATACCAATTTCTTTAAAATATTTTTTAGTGTTGTTTTTAGAATTACTAACACCTAGAAACCCTAAGCATTTCTCAAGTGTTTCTTTATTTTTTAACATTAAATCACAATATCTTATGTTTAATACCTGCTCCTTATTGTTAATTTCAAAATCTAAAACTTTCTTTACTTTATAACGATATTTTAAAGAGGTTTTTAGTGCATTATTACTAAAAACATCTCCGTTTAAATTTATTGATTTTCGTTTAGAATTATGTACTCCTCTTGGATCCCTCACTAAATGTATGAATTTACATTCCTGAAACATACGGCTCATAGTGTCTAGATGTTCAAACAAAGGGTGCTTGATTAATATCCAATTAATATCTTTAGTTGTTGTTAGTTGAAGATCTATTATTATTTTTATTAAGGACTTATTAGTAAGCTTACCATCATTAATAAGGTTCTTAATTTCAAGTAACAATATATTCTTATCGATTTTTAATTCGATGAAATGAATTTCTTTATATAGAAAATCGACTATTAATTCAGGACTAACGTTCTTTGTATGAACTATTTTACTATCAAGAATCCTTGATATAAAGGCACTTTCAGCTGTTACAAAAAGATTATCAAATTCATGCAATTGTTTTGATAAAAATGTTGATCCAGATCTTGAATCGTAAATTATAAATCCAATATTCATTTATTAATTTTTTTAAAATGCATTAAAAAGCCTTTGCTGTTTTTAATAAGTATTCTTGATTTTTTTTGTATACTTATTTCACTGAACTAAAAACCAATTATTCAATAATTCTTTTCTATTATAGAGCATGTTTTTTTTGCTTTGCCAATCCAATACTTGAAATCCTGCATGCTCACAAATTGCTTGTCCGGCTGCGGTATCCCATTCCATTGTGGGAGCAAAACGGGGATAGCAATCAGCTTTTCCTTCTGCTACCATACAGAGTTTAAGAGAGCTTCCTTTAGAAATTAAATGAACGTTTCCGTGTTTAATTTTCATATCGAGTATATAGGCCTCTGTTTCTAGTGACATATGAGAACGGCTTGCTACTACAGTGAATGTTTTGTCTTCACGTTCTAGAGGTAATTTAACAGCTGAATTTATTAAAGTTTCTATATTTATTTTTTCAGTCTTAGAAAACGTAATTTTAAAAGCACCTTTTTCCTGAGTTGAAAAGTATAAGTCGCCTAAAGCAGGAACAAAAACAACCCCTAAAACAGGTACTTGATTTTCTATTAACGCAATATTTATAGTAAACTCCCCATTACGTTTTATAAATTCTTTTGTACCATCAATTGGATCGACAATCCATAATTTCTTCCACTTTTTTCTTTCTTCATAAGGAATTACATTACCTTCTTCAGAAAGAATTGGAATATTAGTTTTTTCTAAAAAAGATACTATTTTACTATGGGATGCTACATCAGCTTTCGTTAAAGGTGAGCTATCTCCTTTAAATTGAACACCAAAATCTTCAGATTGGTAAATTTCAAGAATATCTTTCCCTGCTTCTAAAGCAGCTTTAATAGCAGTATACAGATGTTTTGTCATTGTATTGTATGATGATAATTAGGGTTTATTATAATTACTTTAAATTCAATTATGCTTCTAAATAATCATTCCTGCCCCAATAGTTTCATTGGTTTGTTCATCAATGATAATGATACTTCCAGTTTGACGATTTTTTTTATAGGCATCATAAAATAAAGGTTTTGAGGTTCTGATAGAAATGCGAGCTATATCATTCATTTCTACGTTATCAATACCTTCTATACGGTGTAGTGTATTAATATTTACCTTATATTTCAAGTCCGTTACCATACTAATACATTCATTAGTGGTATGTTTAATAATGACTTTAGTCCTCACTTGTAAAGGTTTAATATTCATCCATGTTACCAAAACCTCAATATCTTGACCTATTTCTGGTATATTATTTTCACGAGTAATCATATCACCACGACTGATGTCAATTTCATCTTCCAAGGTCATGATAACAGACATGGGAGCAAAGGCTTCTGTAATAGATTCACCATTAAGTTCTATGGTTTTAATAGTGGAAACAAAGCCTGAAGGCAATATTTTCACCTTATCCCCTTCTTTAAAAACACCACCGTCAATGCGACCTGCAAAACCTCTAAAATCTTGTTTTTCTAGGGTGTGTGGACGAATTACCGATTGTATAGGAAAACGACAATCAACATGGTTGTAATCACTAGAAATGTGAACCGTTTCTAAGTGATACATCATTGTACTTCCTTTATACCAAGGCATATTCTCTGATTTATTCACCACGTTGTCACCAGCCAAAGCAGAAATAGGTATAAATTGAATATCTTTGATATCTAACTTAGATGAGAAAGCTTTAAAATCAGATACGATAGTATTGTAGATTTTTTGACTATAATCGACTAAATCCATTTTGTTTACACAAACAATAGCATGAGGTATACGTAATAATGATGCTATAAAAGCATGCCTGTGTGTTTGTTCTAACATGCCTTTACGGGCATCAATTAAGATAATTGCCAAATTTGCTGTGGAAGCGCCCGTAACCATATTTCTCGTGTACTGTATATGCCCTGGAGTATCTGCAACAATAAATTTACGCATAGGTGTTGCGAAATAGCGGTAAGCTACATCTATTGTAATTCCCTGCTCACGTTCAGACTTTAATCCATCAGTTAATAATGACAAATCGACGTAATCAAAGCCTTTGCTTTTACTTGACGCTTCCACAGCATCCAATTGGTCTTGAAAAATAGATTTACTATCATATAATAGTCGCCCAATTAAAGTGCTTTTACCATCGTCCACACTTCCTGCTGTAGTAAAACGTAATAACTCTATATCTTGATAATTCATGTTCTTGGTTTAATCTTAAAAATATCCTTGTTTTTTACGGTCTTCCATCGCTGTTTCGGCTCGTTTATCATCAGCGCGACCACCTCGTTCTGTTGTTCTCGTAGTAGCTATTTCTTCAATGATTTTATCAAGCGTATTTGCATCTGATTCCACCGCACCAGTAATGGGCATGTCTCCACAGGTGCGGTAACGGACTGTTTTTTCTACAACAACTTCACCTTCTTTTAATTTTATAAATTCTGAATTTGCTAATATGACATTGTCACGAACGACACACTCGCGTTGGTGCGAAAAGTAAAGACTAGGAAGTTCAATATTTTCAAGTTTTATGTATTCCCAAACATCTATTTCTGTCCAATTGGAAATAGGAAAAACTCTAAAATGTTCTCCATATTTTTTTCTGCCGTTAAAAAGGTTCCATAATTCAGGTCTCTGATTTTTCGGATCCCACTGTCCAAATTCATCACGATGGGAAAAAAAACGTTCTTTGGCACGTGCTTTTTCTTCATCTCGTCTGGCACCTCCAAGAGCCGCATCTACTTTGTGTGTTTCTAAAGTATCTAGAAGGGATACAATCTGTAGTGCATTCCTAGAAGCATCTGCACCAATTTCTTCATTAACTCGACCTTTGTCTATAGCTTCTTGTACAGAGCCTACAATTAAT
The genomic region above belongs to Mariniflexile litorale and contains:
- a CDS encoding GTP-binding protein; translation: MNYQDIELLRFTTAGSVDDGKSTLIGRLLYDSKSIFQDQLDAVEASSKSKGFDYVDLSLLTDGLKSEREQGITIDVAYRYFATPMRKFIVADTPGHIQYTRNMVTGASTANLAIILIDARKGMLEQTHRHAFIASLLRIPHAIVCVNKMDLVDYSQKIYNTIVSDFKAFSSKLDIKDIQFIPISALAGDNVVNKSENMPWYKGSTMMYHLETVHISSDYNHVDCRFPIQSVIRPHTLEKQDFRGFAGRIDGGVFKEGDKVKILPSGFVSTIKTIELNGESITEAFAPMSVIMTLEDEIDISRGDMITRENNIPEIGQDIEVLVTWMNIKPLQVRTKVIIKHTTNECISMVTDLKYKVNINTLHRIEGIDNVEMNDIARISIRTSKPLFYDAYKKNRQTGSIIIIDEQTNETIGAGMII
- the cysQ gene encoding 3'(2'),5'-bisphosphate nucleotidase CysQ; the encoded protein is MTKHLYTAIKAALEAGKDILEIYQSEDFGVQFKGDSSPLTKADVASHSKIVSFLEKTNIPILSEEGNVIPYEERKKWKKLWIVDPIDGTKEFIKRNGEFTINIALIENQVPVLGVVFVPALGDLYFSTQEKGAFKITFSKTEKINIETLINSAVKLPLEREDKTFTVVASRSHMSLETEAYILDMKIKHGNVHLISKGSSLKLCMVAEGKADCYPRFAPTMEWDTAAGQAICEHAGFQVLDWQSKKNMLYNRKELLNNWFLVQ
- the cysD gene encoding sulfate adenylyltransferase subunit CysD, coding for MSNYIISHLKELESEAIFVIREIAAQFENPVLLFSGGKDSILLTHLAKKAFYPSKIPFPLVHIDTGHNFAETIMFRDQLVKKLGVQLIVGSVQEAIDKGRVNEEIGADASRNALQIVSLLDTLETHKVDAALGGARRDEEKARAKERFFSHRDEFGQWDPKNQRPELWNLFNGRKKYGEHFRVFPISNWTEIDVWEYIKLENIELPSLYFSHQRECVVRDNVILANSEFIKLKEGEVVVEKTVRYRTCGDMPITGAVESDANTLDKIIEEIATTRTTERGGRADDKRAETAMEDRKKQGYF
- a CDS encoding DapH/DapD/GlmU-related protein; translation: MKKISIIIYYLLAFNLPSYWFPGGFIYNGLRIFILKKFIKIGKHSKIQKKVYVGSGNNVQIGNNCQINEFVRLDNVSIGNNVMIAREVVFLGKTHNSDSKGMPMSEQGFSDHFYSEVGDDVWIGLRTIVLPGLSIGKGAIVGAGSVVTKNIPPYTVWGGVPAKFIKNRK
- a CDS encoding sulfotransferase, whose amino-acid sequence is MNIGFIIYDSRSGSTFLSKQLHEFDNLFVTAESAFISRILDSKIVHTKNVSPELIVDFLYKEIHFIELKIDKNILLLEIKNLINDGKLTNKSLIKIIIDLQLTTTKDINWILIKHPLFEHLDTMSRMFQECKFIHLVRDPRGVHNSKRKSINLNGDVFSNNALKTSLKYRYKVKKVLDFEINNKEQVLNIRYCDLMLKNKETLEKCLGFLGVSNSKNNTKKYFKEIGINQRHLHTNVESNAIESKIYSWKKELPKMDIQIISYYCKDIIAHFNFEKIKINPYKLSVKSAKLHIVYILTSVKNFSKIIVSNPELVASKFRYLKTFVKR
- a CDS encoding glycosyltransferase family 4 protein, yielding MSKCNLLILSPYLDLSGGVATFVKSLKGQWGVNERYFYRGGRGKHLAKYFNTIVELSTFLLGLLYYKNSKVFINTSLNKKAYTRDKIFCKISIFLKKDVYLFIHGWDTHFFDEVKGEFNKSSFFKAKKIYVLAQSFKDSLVSVGFFEKDIIVEHTVVQERFFSEFKSFEKKFSNAPIHLLFLARLEAVKGIFTVLETFKTLFEKDSNFILNVAGSGTETDQVKKWIAQNRKLPINFHGRVEGDAKINLFKASHFYLLPTTHPEGLPISILEAITAGCIVFVTPAGGLKDFFEDRDMGFLLQDSLTSELISKIEFAVKDFELLKKIASNNISRGQELYTPLSLINRIKSNIYG